The Syngnathus typhle isolate RoL2023-S1 ecotype Sweden linkage group LG16, RoL_Styp_1.0, whole genome shotgun sequence genome includes a region encoding these proteins:
- the zfyve28 gene encoding lateral signaling target protein 2 homolog isoform X1: MNVQEWLLQGAAAFCVGVTVHCLILIEVMVGVVFVQSGACRARLCVSAGCHAEKAAGGIERSSCDLLCFSNPPSAAAHQAVLNKDNVLNIINQIMEECIPCDRANRDFCVKFPEEIRHDNLAGQLWFGAECLAAGSIIMNREIESIAMRPLAKDLTRSLEEVRNITRDQALRDLNFYTDRMKDALRHFDSLFAEFELSYVSAMVPVKSPKEYYVQQEVIVLFCETVERALSMGYLTQDMIDDYEPALMFTIPRLAIVCGLVVYSEGPLDLDRKAEDMSELFRPFRTLLKKIRDLLKTLTEEELLMLERNLCISQDGELATGHEEATSKTPAPKQENQSSSSPANGTSNAAGDEEQKHLSLFVCPSHEEELAEVEKGWEEVESEKGEQAEDLQCEEAEEAELACSMQYDEEELEQLNMMVYRVGDEMSTLLSPPSQGQSPARRPNKGEVGGASGPSSTEVSPLRLQRGRGKTGIYLEEEDRVFFMEDLDPSGDGVPSISREVRSCVASPSKTPKSAHPLQRSPGVRSDAVCNGWLPEGPSEQPCLQPRTKCLNAMRAASRTSAPSSEALPYTNGWEMGLEGTVNETAEVIAHRMGGMKLSATVIFNPRSPSLTELAVDKMLRPSPSQIEPCGPLVATHCLLNSCVCCGSCEDAREDAITSETAGLGLGLTLRTDKHCKTTTPGAVIQSSACRLPPRSRDCFGRRELCQLSHTSARCLNQPLEEEGRAELCEKNLVVQPLPGRHAQNCGNDIVDEPSTCDLQETTETGQHPTGGPLRDKDKQGIKESKRESKEENRKGSSLQNSPVSSVSGSDCESVSVTTCSLSSSVYTPSPVSSLTPSSGTSEDLDHEDIRLALQDAKIAARNKIRSRFHSSSDLIHRLFVCISGVADQLQTNYASDLRSILKTLFEVMATNFEQGDNEQKKAGPVLRSAVLEDCALCQETISSSELAAKAREGQFEDPPDWVPDEVCSSCIACKAPFTVIRRKHHCRSCGKIFCSRCSSHSAPLPRYGQMKPVRVCTHCYMFHVTPFYSDKANI; the protein is encoded by the exons ATGAATGTCCAAGAGTGGCTTCTTCAGGGagcggcagcattttgtgtcGGCGTTACTGTGCATTGTTTAATCCTGATCGAGGTGATGGTTGGAGTAGTTTTTGTGCAGTCAGGTGCTTGCAGGGCAAGGTTGTGTGTGAGTGCTGGATGCCATGCTGAGAAAGCTGCGGGTGGTATTGAGAGGTCGTCATGTGACCTGTTGTGCTTCAGCAACCCTCCCAGCGCCGCTGCTCACCAGGCTGTACTTAATAAG GACAATGTGCTGAACATCATCAATCAGATTATGGAAGAATGTATTCCCTGTGACCGAGCCAACAGAGACTTCTGCGTCAAGTTCCCCGAGGAGATTCGCCATGACAACTTGGCGGGGCAGCTCTGGTTTGGAGCAGAG TGTTTAGCTGCAGGTTCCATCATCATGAACAGGGAGATCGAAAGTATCGCAATGAGACCCTTGGCAAAGGACCTAACTCGAAGCCTGGAGGAGGTCCGCAACATCACCCGGGACCAAGCCCTGCGAGACCTCAATTTCTACACGGACCGCATGAAGGATGCACTGCGACATTTCGACAGCCTTTTTGCTGAGTTTGAACTCAG CTATGTGTCAGCCATGGTGCCTGTCAAGTCTCCCAAAGAATACTACGTCCAGCAGGAGGTGATTGTTCTCTTCTGTGAGACGGTGGAAAG GGCGCTCAGTATGGGCTACCTCACTCAAGACATGATTGATGACTATGAGCCTGCGTTGATGTTTACAATTCCCAGACTAGCCATTGTATG TGGGTTGGTCGTGTACTCAGAGGGACCTCTCGACCTTGACCGAAAAGCAGAGGACATGTCTGAGCTCTTTCGGCCTTTTCGTACTTTGCTGAAGAAAATCAG AGACCTGCTGAAGACTCTGACGGAGGAAGAGTTACTGATGCTGGAGAGGAACCTCTGTATCTCTCAGGATGGCGAGTTAGCCACAGGCCATGAGGAGGCCACAAGCAAGACACCAGCACCTAAACAGGAGAACCAGTCCTCCTCCAGCCCCGCTAATGGCACCTCCAACGCAGCTGGTGATGAGGAGCAAAAGCATTTGTCTCTGTTTGTTTGTCCCAGCCATGAGGAGGAGTTGGCAGAAGTGGAAAAAGGCTGGGAGGAGGTGGAATCCGAGAAAGGGGAGCAGGCAGAAGACTTGCAGTGTGAGGAAGCAGAAGAGGCTGAACTTGCTTGTTCCATGCAATATGATGAGGAAGAACTGGAGCAGCTCAACATGATGGTGTACCGAGTCGGAGACGAGATGTCAACTCTGCTGTCACCTCCGAGCCAGGGCCAGTCCCCGGCTCGCCGTCCCAATAAAGGCGAGGTGGGAGGAGCCAGCGGGCCTTCCAGCACTGAGGTCTCCCCTCTGAGGTTAcagaggggcagaggaaaaACAGGTATCTATTTAGAAGAAGAAGACAGAGTCTTTTTCATGGAAGATCTGGACCCATCAGGAGACGGCGTTCCAAGCATCTCAAGAGAAGTCCGTAGTTGTGTCGCCTCGCCTTCTAAAACCCCCAAATCCGCTCATCCGTTGCAACGTAGTCCGGGTGTGCGGTCGGACGCTGTTTGCAACGGTTGGCTCCCTGAAGGACCTTCAGAGCAGCCGTGTCTTCAACCACGCACTAAGTGTCTCAATGCAATGCGCGCCGCATCGCGCACATCTGCTCCCAGCTCCGAAGCGCTGCCTTACACCAACGGCTGGGAGATGGGCTTAGAGGGCACCGTGAATGAAACCGCAGAGGTCATTGCCCACCGTATGGGCGGCATGAAACTCTCGGCCACGGTCATTTTCAACCCTCGCTCCCCCAGCTTGACGGAGCTGGCGGTGGACAAGATGCTGCGGCCCTCTCCCTCCCAGATTGAACCTTGTGGTCCGCTGGTGGCCACTCACTGCTTGCTTAACTCTTGCGTCTGCTGCGGGAGCTGCGAGGACGCCCGCGAGGACGCCATCACCTCTGAGACCGCAGGCCTCGGCTTAGGCCTCACTCTAAGAACAGATAAGCATTGTAAAACCACAACCCCCGGCGCTGTCATCCAGTCCTCGGCTTGCCGGCTGCCCCCGCGAAGCCGCGATTGCTTCGGCAGAAGAGAACTTTGCCAGCTGTCTCACACTTCAGCTCGCTGCTTGAACCAACCCCTGGAAGAGGAAGGGAGAGCTGAATTATGCGAGAAGAACCTGGTCGTCCAGCCACTACCGGGACGTCACGCTCAGAACTGTGGCAACGACATTGTGGATGAGCCTTCTACATGTGACTTGCAGGAGACTACTGAAACGGGGCAACACCCAACTGGAGGTCCGTTGAGGGACAAGGACAAGCAAGGAATTAAGGAATCCAAGAGGGAGAGCAAAGAGGAGAACAGGAAGGGCTCCAG TCTTCAAAACTCCCCCGTCAGCTCTGTGTCAGGTAGTGACTGTGAGAGTGTGTCGGTCACCACATGTAGTCTATCCAGCAGTGTTTACACTCCCAG TCCCGTCAGCAGCCTTACTCCCAGCTCAGGCACGTCCGAGGACCTGGACCATGAGGATATCCGGCTGGCTCTACAAGATGCCAAGATAGCTGCCCGAAATAAAATTCGCTCACGCTTTCACAGTAGCAGCGACCTCATTCACCGGCTCTTTGTTTGCATATCGG GTGTTGCTGATCAGCTGCAGACAAACTACGCCAGTGACCTTCGCAGCATTCTCAAGACACTATTTGAGGTTATGGCAACAAACTTTGAGCAGGGAGACAACGAGCAAAAGAAAG CAGGCCCTGTTCTACGAAGTGCAGTGCTCGAGGACTGCGCTCTCTGTCAGGAGACCATTTCCTCATCAGAATTGGCAGCCAAGGCCCGTGAGGGACAGTTTGAAG ATCCTCCTGACTGGGTTCCAGATGAAGTATGCAGCTCCTGCATCGCGTGCAAGGCTCCTTTCACCGTCATCCGCAGGAAACATCACTGTCGAAGCTGTGGAAAG ATCTTCTGCTCGCGCTGCTCCTCCCACTCGGCTCCGTTGCCTCGATACGGCCAGATGAAGCCCGTGAGGGTGTGCACGCACTGCTATATGTTTCACGTCACGCCTTTCTACAGCGACAAGGCCAACATTTGA
- the zfyve28 gene encoding lateral signaling target protein 2 homolog isoform X5, with protein MEECIPCDRANRDFCVKFPEEIRHDNLAGQLWFGAECLAAGSIIMNREIESIAMRPLAKDLTRSLEEVRNITRDQALRDLNFYTDRMKDALRHFDSLFAEFELSYVSAMVPVKSPKEYYVQQEVIVLFCETVERALSMGYLTQDMIDDYEPALMFTIPRLAIVCGLVVYSEGPLDLDRKAEDMSELFRPFRTLLKKIRDLLKTLTEEELLMLERNLCISQDGELATGHEEATSKTPAPKQENQSSSSPANGTSNAAGDEEQKHLSLFVCPSHEEELAEVEKGWEEVESEKGEQAEDLQCEEAEEAELACSMQYDEEELEQLNMMVYRVGDEMSTLLSPPSQGQSPARRPNKGEVGGASGPSSTEVSPLRLQRGRGKTGIYLEEEDRVFFMEDLDPSGDGVPSISREVRSCVASPSKTPKSAHPLQRSPGVRSDAVCNGWLPEGPSEQPCLQPRTKCLNAMRAASRTSAPSSEALPYTNGWEMGLEGTVNETAEVIAHRMGGMKLSATVIFNPRSPSLTELAVDKMLRPSPSQIEPCGPLVATHCLLNSCVCCGSCEDAREDAITSETAGLGLGLTLRTDKHCKTTTPGAVIQSSACRLPPRSRDCFGRRELCQLSHTSARCLNQPLEEEGRAELCEKNLVVQPLPGRHAQNCGNDIVDEPSTCDLQETTETGQHPTGGPLRDKDKQGIKESKRESKEENRKGSSLQNSPVSSVSGSDCESVSVTTCSLSSSVYTPSPVSSLTPSSGTSEDLDHEDIRLALQDAKIAARNKIRSRFHSSSDLIHRLFVCISGVADQLQTNYASDLRSILKTLFEVMATNFEQGDNEQKKAGPVLRSAVLEDCALCQETISSSELAAKAREGQFEDPPDWVPDEVCSSCIACKAPFTVIRRKHHCRSCGKIFCSRCSSHSAPLPRYGQMKPVRVCTHCYMFHVTPFYSDKANI; from the exons ATGGAAGAATGTATTCCCTGTGACCGAGCCAACAGAGACTTCTGCGTCAAGTTCCCCGAGGAGATTCGCCATGACAACTTGGCGGGGCAGCTCTGGTTTGGAGCAGAG TGTTTAGCTGCAGGTTCCATCATCATGAACAGGGAGATCGAAAGTATCGCAATGAGACCCTTGGCAAAGGACCTAACTCGAAGCCTGGAGGAGGTCCGCAACATCACCCGGGACCAAGCCCTGCGAGACCTCAATTTCTACACGGACCGCATGAAGGATGCACTGCGACATTTCGACAGCCTTTTTGCTGAGTTTGAACTCAG CTATGTGTCAGCCATGGTGCCTGTCAAGTCTCCCAAAGAATACTACGTCCAGCAGGAGGTGATTGTTCTCTTCTGTGAGACGGTGGAAAG GGCGCTCAGTATGGGCTACCTCACTCAAGACATGATTGATGACTATGAGCCTGCGTTGATGTTTACAATTCCCAGACTAGCCATTGTATG TGGGTTGGTCGTGTACTCAGAGGGACCTCTCGACCTTGACCGAAAAGCAGAGGACATGTCTGAGCTCTTTCGGCCTTTTCGTACTTTGCTGAAGAAAATCAG AGACCTGCTGAAGACTCTGACGGAGGAAGAGTTACTGATGCTGGAGAGGAACCTCTGTATCTCTCAGGATGGCGAGTTAGCCACAGGCCATGAGGAGGCCACAAGCAAGACACCAGCACCTAAACAGGAGAACCAGTCCTCCTCCAGCCCCGCTAATGGCACCTCCAACGCAGCTGGTGATGAGGAGCAAAAGCATTTGTCTCTGTTTGTTTGTCCCAGCCATGAGGAGGAGTTGGCAGAAGTGGAAAAAGGCTGGGAGGAGGTGGAATCCGAGAAAGGGGAGCAGGCAGAAGACTTGCAGTGTGAGGAAGCAGAAGAGGCTGAACTTGCTTGTTCCATGCAATATGATGAGGAAGAACTGGAGCAGCTCAACATGATGGTGTACCGAGTCGGAGACGAGATGTCAACTCTGCTGTCACCTCCGAGCCAGGGCCAGTCCCCGGCTCGCCGTCCCAATAAAGGCGAGGTGGGAGGAGCCAGCGGGCCTTCCAGCACTGAGGTCTCCCCTCTGAGGTTAcagaggggcagaggaaaaACAGGTATCTATTTAGAAGAAGAAGACAGAGTCTTTTTCATGGAAGATCTGGACCCATCAGGAGACGGCGTTCCAAGCATCTCAAGAGAAGTCCGTAGTTGTGTCGCCTCGCCTTCTAAAACCCCCAAATCCGCTCATCCGTTGCAACGTAGTCCGGGTGTGCGGTCGGACGCTGTTTGCAACGGTTGGCTCCCTGAAGGACCTTCAGAGCAGCCGTGTCTTCAACCACGCACTAAGTGTCTCAATGCAATGCGCGCCGCATCGCGCACATCTGCTCCCAGCTCCGAAGCGCTGCCTTACACCAACGGCTGGGAGATGGGCTTAGAGGGCACCGTGAATGAAACCGCAGAGGTCATTGCCCACCGTATGGGCGGCATGAAACTCTCGGCCACGGTCATTTTCAACCCTCGCTCCCCCAGCTTGACGGAGCTGGCGGTGGACAAGATGCTGCGGCCCTCTCCCTCCCAGATTGAACCTTGTGGTCCGCTGGTGGCCACTCACTGCTTGCTTAACTCTTGCGTCTGCTGCGGGAGCTGCGAGGACGCCCGCGAGGACGCCATCACCTCTGAGACCGCAGGCCTCGGCTTAGGCCTCACTCTAAGAACAGATAAGCATTGTAAAACCACAACCCCCGGCGCTGTCATCCAGTCCTCGGCTTGCCGGCTGCCCCCGCGAAGCCGCGATTGCTTCGGCAGAAGAGAACTTTGCCAGCTGTCTCACACTTCAGCTCGCTGCTTGAACCAACCCCTGGAAGAGGAAGGGAGAGCTGAATTATGCGAGAAGAACCTGGTCGTCCAGCCACTACCGGGACGTCACGCTCAGAACTGTGGCAACGACATTGTGGATGAGCCTTCTACATGTGACTTGCAGGAGACTACTGAAACGGGGCAACACCCAACTGGAGGTCCGTTGAGGGACAAGGACAAGCAAGGAATTAAGGAATCCAAGAGGGAGAGCAAAGAGGAGAACAGGAAGGGCTCCAG TCTTCAAAACTCCCCCGTCAGCTCTGTGTCAGGTAGTGACTGTGAGAGTGTGTCGGTCACCACATGTAGTCTATCCAGCAGTGTTTACACTCCCAG TCCCGTCAGCAGCCTTACTCCCAGCTCAGGCACGTCCGAGGACCTGGACCATGAGGATATCCGGCTGGCTCTACAAGATGCCAAGATAGCTGCCCGAAATAAAATTCGCTCACGCTTTCACAGTAGCAGCGACCTCATTCACCGGCTCTTTGTTTGCATATCGG GTGTTGCTGATCAGCTGCAGACAAACTACGCCAGTGACCTTCGCAGCATTCTCAAGACACTATTTGAGGTTATGGCAACAAACTTTGAGCAGGGAGACAACGAGCAAAAGAAAG CAGGCCCTGTTCTACGAAGTGCAGTGCTCGAGGACTGCGCTCTCTGTCAGGAGACCATTTCCTCATCAGAATTGGCAGCCAAGGCCCGTGAGGGACAGTTTGAAG ATCCTCCTGACTGGGTTCCAGATGAAGTATGCAGCTCCTGCATCGCGTGCAAGGCTCCTTTCACCGTCATCCGCAGGAAACATCACTGTCGAAGCTGTGGAAAG ATCTTCTGCTCGCGCTGCTCCTCCCACTCGGCTCCGTTGCCTCGATACGGCCAGATGAAGCCCGTGAGGGTGTGCACGCACTGCTATATGTTTCACGTCACGCCTTTCTACAGCGACAAGGCCAACATTTGA
- the zfyve28 gene encoding lateral signaling target protein 2 homolog isoform X3, producing the protein MNRFRKWLYKPKRTDPQLLAQFYYADDELNQVAAELDSLDGRKDPQRCTLLVNQFRSCQDNVLNIINQIMEECIPCDRANRDFCVKFPEEIRHDNLAGQLWFGAECLAAGSIIMNREIESIAMRPLAKDLTRSLEEVRNITRDQALRDLNFYTDRMKDALRHFDSLFAEFELSYVSAMVPVKSPKEYYVQQEVIVLFCETVERALSMGYLTQDMIDDYEPALMFTIPRLAIVCGLVVYSEGPLDLDRKAEDMSELFRPFRTLLKKIRDLLKTLTEEELLMLERNLCISQDGELATGHEEATSKTPAPKQENQSSSSPANGTSNAAGDEEQKHLSLFVCPSHEEELAEVEKGWEEVESEKGEQAEDLQCEEAEEAELACSMQYDEEELEQLNMMVYRVGDEMSTLLSPPSQGQSPARRPNKGEVGGASGPSSTEVSPLRLQRGRGKTGIYLEEEDRVFFMEDLDPSGDGVPSISREVRSCVASPSKTPKSAHPLQRSPGVRSDAVCNGWLPEGPSEQPCLQPRTKCLNAMRAASRTSAPSSEALPYTNGWEMGLEGTVNETAEVIAHRMGGMKLSATVIFNPRSPSLTELAVDKMLRPSPSQIEPCGPLVATHCLLNSCVCCGSCEDAREDAITSETAGLGLGLTLRTDKHCKTTTPGAVIQSSACRLPPRSRDCFGRRELCQLSHTSARCLNQPLEEEGRAELCEKNLVVQPLPGRHAQNCGNDIVDEPSTCDLQETTETGQHPTGGPLRDKDKQGIKESKRESKEENRKGSSLQNSPVSSVSGSDCESVSVTTCSLSSSVYTPSPVSSLTPSSGTSEDLDHEDIRLALQDAKIAARNKIRSRFHSSSDLIHRLFVCISGVADQLQTNYASDLRSILKTLFEVMATNFEQGDNEQKKAGPVLRSAVLEDCALCQETISSSELAAKAREGQFEDPPDWVPDEVCSSCIACKAPFTVIRRKHHCRSCGKIFCSRCSSHSAPLPRYGQMKPVRVCTHCYMFHVTPFYSDKANI; encoded by the exons ATGAACCGCTTTCGAAAGTGGCTCTACAAGCCCAAG AGGACGGACCCGCAGCTTCTGGCCCAGTTCTACTACGCGGATGATGAGCTGAACCAGGTGGCTGCTGAACTGGACAGCCTCGATGGAAGGAAGGACCCCCAAAGATGTACGCTGCTCGTCAACCAGTTCCGCTCCTGCCAG GACAATGTGCTGAACATCATCAATCAGATTATGGAAGAATGTATTCCCTGTGACCGAGCCAACAGAGACTTCTGCGTCAAGTTCCCCGAGGAGATTCGCCATGACAACTTGGCGGGGCAGCTCTGGTTTGGAGCAGAG TGTTTAGCTGCAGGTTCCATCATCATGAACAGGGAGATCGAAAGTATCGCAATGAGACCCTTGGCAAAGGACCTAACTCGAAGCCTGGAGGAGGTCCGCAACATCACCCGGGACCAAGCCCTGCGAGACCTCAATTTCTACACGGACCGCATGAAGGATGCACTGCGACATTTCGACAGCCTTTTTGCTGAGTTTGAACTCAG CTATGTGTCAGCCATGGTGCCTGTCAAGTCTCCCAAAGAATACTACGTCCAGCAGGAGGTGATTGTTCTCTTCTGTGAGACGGTGGAAAG GGCGCTCAGTATGGGCTACCTCACTCAAGACATGATTGATGACTATGAGCCTGCGTTGATGTTTACAATTCCCAGACTAGCCATTGTATG TGGGTTGGTCGTGTACTCAGAGGGACCTCTCGACCTTGACCGAAAAGCAGAGGACATGTCTGAGCTCTTTCGGCCTTTTCGTACTTTGCTGAAGAAAATCAG AGACCTGCTGAAGACTCTGACGGAGGAAGAGTTACTGATGCTGGAGAGGAACCTCTGTATCTCTCAGGATGGCGAGTTAGCCACAGGCCATGAGGAGGCCACAAGCAAGACACCAGCACCTAAACAGGAGAACCAGTCCTCCTCCAGCCCCGCTAATGGCACCTCCAACGCAGCTGGTGATGAGGAGCAAAAGCATTTGTCTCTGTTTGTTTGTCCCAGCCATGAGGAGGAGTTGGCAGAAGTGGAAAAAGGCTGGGAGGAGGTGGAATCCGAGAAAGGGGAGCAGGCAGAAGACTTGCAGTGTGAGGAAGCAGAAGAGGCTGAACTTGCTTGTTCCATGCAATATGATGAGGAAGAACTGGAGCAGCTCAACATGATGGTGTACCGAGTCGGAGACGAGATGTCAACTCTGCTGTCACCTCCGAGCCAGGGCCAGTCCCCGGCTCGCCGTCCCAATAAAGGCGAGGTGGGAGGAGCCAGCGGGCCTTCCAGCACTGAGGTCTCCCCTCTGAGGTTAcagaggggcagaggaaaaACAGGTATCTATTTAGAAGAAGAAGACAGAGTCTTTTTCATGGAAGATCTGGACCCATCAGGAGACGGCGTTCCAAGCATCTCAAGAGAAGTCCGTAGTTGTGTCGCCTCGCCTTCTAAAACCCCCAAATCCGCTCATCCGTTGCAACGTAGTCCGGGTGTGCGGTCGGACGCTGTTTGCAACGGTTGGCTCCCTGAAGGACCTTCAGAGCAGCCGTGTCTTCAACCACGCACTAAGTGTCTCAATGCAATGCGCGCCGCATCGCGCACATCTGCTCCCAGCTCCGAAGCGCTGCCTTACACCAACGGCTGGGAGATGGGCTTAGAGGGCACCGTGAATGAAACCGCAGAGGTCATTGCCCACCGTATGGGCGGCATGAAACTCTCGGCCACGGTCATTTTCAACCCTCGCTCCCCCAGCTTGACGGAGCTGGCGGTGGACAAGATGCTGCGGCCCTCTCCCTCCCAGATTGAACCTTGTGGTCCGCTGGTGGCCACTCACTGCTTGCTTAACTCTTGCGTCTGCTGCGGGAGCTGCGAGGACGCCCGCGAGGACGCCATCACCTCTGAGACCGCAGGCCTCGGCTTAGGCCTCACTCTAAGAACAGATAAGCATTGTAAAACCACAACCCCCGGCGCTGTCATCCAGTCCTCGGCTTGCCGGCTGCCCCCGCGAAGCCGCGATTGCTTCGGCAGAAGAGAACTTTGCCAGCTGTCTCACACTTCAGCTCGCTGCTTGAACCAACCCCTGGAAGAGGAAGGGAGAGCTGAATTATGCGAGAAGAACCTGGTCGTCCAGCCACTACCGGGACGTCACGCTCAGAACTGTGGCAACGACATTGTGGATGAGCCTTCTACATGTGACTTGCAGGAGACTACTGAAACGGGGCAACACCCAACTGGAGGTCCGTTGAGGGACAAGGACAAGCAAGGAATTAAGGAATCCAAGAGGGAGAGCAAAGAGGAGAACAGGAAGGGCTCCAG TCTTCAAAACTCCCCCGTCAGCTCTGTGTCAGGTAGTGACTGTGAGAGTGTGTCGGTCACCACATGTAGTCTATCCAGCAGTGTTTACACTCCCAG TCCCGTCAGCAGCCTTACTCCCAGCTCAGGCACGTCCGAGGACCTGGACCATGAGGATATCCGGCTGGCTCTACAAGATGCCAAGATAGCTGCCCGAAATAAAATTCGCTCACGCTTTCACAGTAGCAGCGACCTCATTCACCGGCTCTTTGTTTGCATATCGG GTGTTGCTGATCAGCTGCAGACAAACTACGCCAGTGACCTTCGCAGCATTCTCAAGACACTATTTGAGGTTATGGCAACAAACTTTGAGCAGGGAGACAACGAGCAAAAGAAAG CAGGCCCTGTTCTACGAAGTGCAGTGCTCGAGGACTGCGCTCTCTGTCAGGAGACCATTTCCTCATCAGAATTGGCAGCCAAGGCCCGTGAGGGACAGTTTGAAG ATCCTCCTGACTGGGTTCCAGATGAAGTATGCAGCTCCTGCATCGCGTGCAAGGCTCCTTTCACCGTCATCCGCAGGAAACATCACTGTCGAAGCTGTGGAAAG ATCTTCTGCTCGCGCTGCTCCTCCCACTCGGCTCCGTTGCCTCGATACGGCCAGATGAAGCCCGTGAGGGTGTGCACGCACTGCTATATGTTTCACGTCACGCCTTTCTACAGCGACAAGGCCAACATTTGA